A window of Mangifera indica cultivar Alphonso chromosome 11, CATAS_Mindica_2.1, whole genome shotgun sequence contains these coding sequences:
- the LOC123229936 gene encoding GEM-like protein 1 yields MNEHKGDQSTAPSSHSNNQQLHSSDYAPYPTLDPNDVAPPPQNWTNVSAGPAPINGSAATTMPPESNPYVSASPVPQSSTKNTMDSVKKSLGKFGKKAVEATKKAEDLAGNMWQHLKTGPSLADAAIGRIAQGTKILAEGGYEKIFRQNFETVPEEQLLKTYACYLSTSAGPVMGVLYLSNAKLAFCSDNPLSYKVGEQTQWSYYKVVLPIDQLRAVNPSTSKTKPGEKYITIISNDNHEFWFLGFVNYDSAVKNLQATLQHRG; encoded by the exons ATGAATGAGCATAAAGGCGATCAAAGTACAGCTCCCTCATCACACTCGAACAACCAACAGCTCCACTCCTCGGATTATGCTCCGTACCCTACACTTGATCCTAACGACGTCGCTCCACCTCCACAGAATTGGACGAACGTTTCTGCGGGCCCGGCACCTATCAATGGGTCTGCCGCCACCACTATGCCGCCGGAGTCTAATCCATACGTGTCTGCTTCTCCGGTTCCTCAGTCCTCTACCAAGA ATACGATGGATTCGGTGAAGAAATCCTTAGGAAAATTCGGGAAGAAGGCTGTGGAAGCCACGAAGAAGGCTGAGGATCTTGCTGGGAATATGTGGCAACACT TGAAAACAGGTCCAAGTTTGGCTGACGCTGCCATAGGAAGAATTGCACAGGGAACAAAAATTCTTGCAGAAGGTGGATACGAGAAGATTTttagacaaaattttgaaactgtTCCTGAGGAACAACTTCTAAAGACGTATGCATGCTACCTATCAACTTCTGCTGGTCCAGTGATGGGAGTTTTATATTTGTCCAATGCAAAGCTTGCATTTTGTAGTGACAATCCTTTGTCTTATAAAGTTGGTGAGCAGACACAATGGAGCTATTATAAG GTAGTTCTTCCCATAGATCAGTTGAGGGCAGTCAATCCCTCAACAAGCAAAACTAAACCAGGAGAGAAGTACATCACGATTATCTCTAATGACAACCACGAGTTTTGGTTCTTGGGTTTTGTGAACTACGACAGTGCTGTGAAAAATCTTCAGGCAACATTGCAGCATCGTGGCTAA
- the LOC123229085 gene encoding zinc-finger homeodomain protein 2-like isoform X2, producing the protein MEFEEHEEQEEEMGMPVPPAYDSLSNSVCPKTGPTASGEGASTDRKTGRSIRYRECQKNQAVNIGGHAVDGCGEFMAAGEDGTIDALKCAACNCHRNFHRKEADGNNTGVLYYSPQFSPYYRAPPPPTGYFPLTEPRPLALPSASGGGGGGGYSREDEDASNPSSSGGVSGGLKKRSRTKFTPEQKEKMLGFAERIGWRIQKQDEASVEQFCAETGVRRHVLKVWMHNNKHTLDSKF; encoded by the exons ATGGAATTTGAGGAGCACGAAgagcaagaagaagaaatgggCATGCCGGTTCCACCGGCTTATGACTCACTAAGCAACTCAGTTTGTCCCAAAACGGGTCCCACTGCAAGCGGAGAAGGTGCATCAACTGACAGAAAAACTGGAAGGTCAATCAGATATCGAGAGTGTCAAAAGAACCAGGCGGTGAACATCGGTGGCCACGCGGTGGATGGTTGTGGTGAGTTCATGGCAGCTGGCGAGGATGGCACTATTGACGCTTTAAAATGCGCCGCGTGTAACTGCCACAGAAATTTCCACCGAAAAGAAGCTGACGGTAATAATACTGGAGTCTTATATTACAGTCCCCAATTCTCCCCCTACTATCGTGCGCCTCCACCTCCCACTGGATATTTCCCTCTAACGGAGCCTAGACCTTTAGCCCTACCGTCAGCCTCAGGTGGAGGTGGCGGTGGTGGTTACAGTCGGGAGGATGAAGATGCCTCAAATCCAAGTAGTAGTGGCGGTGTAAGTGGTGGATTGAAAAAGAGATCTAGAACAAAGTTTACACCCGAGCAGAAGGAAAAGATGCTAGGGTTTGCAGAGCGGATCGGTTGGCGAATTCAAAAGCAAGATGAGGCTTCTGTGGAACAATTCTGCGCTGAGACTGGAGTGAGAAGGCATGTGCTTAAGGTTTGGATGCATAACAACAAGCATACTCTTG ATTCTAAATTCTAG
- the LOC123229085 gene encoding zinc-finger homeodomain protein 2-like isoform X1, whose product MEFEEHEEQEEEMGMPVPPAYDSLSNSVCPKTGPTASGEGASTDRKTGRSIRYRECQKNQAVNIGGHAVDGCGEFMAAGEDGTIDALKCAACNCHRNFHRKEADGNNTGVLYYSPQFSPYYRAPPPPTGYFPLTEPRPLALPSASGGGGGGGYSREDEDASNPSSSGGVSGGLKKRSRTKFTPEQKEKMLGFAERIGWRIQKQDEASVEQFCAETGVRRHVLKVWMHNNKHTLGKKP is encoded by the coding sequence ATGGAATTTGAGGAGCACGAAgagcaagaagaagaaatgggCATGCCGGTTCCACCGGCTTATGACTCACTAAGCAACTCAGTTTGTCCCAAAACGGGTCCCACTGCAAGCGGAGAAGGTGCATCAACTGACAGAAAAACTGGAAGGTCAATCAGATATCGAGAGTGTCAAAAGAACCAGGCGGTGAACATCGGTGGCCACGCGGTGGATGGTTGTGGTGAGTTCATGGCAGCTGGCGAGGATGGCACTATTGACGCTTTAAAATGCGCCGCGTGTAACTGCCACAGAAATTTCCACCGAAAAGAAGCTGACGGTAATAATACTGGAGTCTTATATTACAGTCCCCAATTCTCCCCCTACTATCGTGCGCCTCCACCTCCCACTGGATATTTCCCTCTAACGGAGCCTAGACCTTTAGCCCTACCGTCAGCCTCAGGTGGAGGTGGCGGTGGTGGTTACAGTCGGGAGGATGAAGATGCCTCAAATCCAAGTAGTAGTGGCGGTGTAAGTGGTGGATTGAAAAAGAGATCTAGAACAAAGTTTACACCCGAGCAGAAGGAAAAGATGCTAGGGTTTGCAGAGCGGATCGGTTGGCGAATTCAAAAGCAAGATGAGGCTTCTGTGGAACAATTCTGCGCTGAGACTGGAGTGAGAAGGCATGTGCTTAAGGTTTGGATGCATAACAACAAGCATACTCTTGGTAAGAAACCCTAA
- the LOC123230187 gene encoding serine/threonine-protein kinase-like protein At1g28390 produces the protein MGYLSCNAESAIAIATCDSYNWDLRKTKKSRSKPVFKIKEFFYHDLVSATNAFSAESFLGKGSHGSVYKAVLEDGKLIAAVKKTIFHSQPCVNCTSPAENEIEILSRIQNPRLVNLIGFCVDAKQNKLLVVEYMPNGSLYDLLHSSSWPPSWTRRVRFALQIAKAIQALHSSNPPVIHRDIKSSNILIDENRNARLSDFGLALRGHVEDVKIKCTPPAGTLGYLDPGYLAPGDLSTKSDVFSFGILLLEIISGRHAIDLNHSPPSVVDWAVPMIKQGNFAGICDIRVDPLPDATVIGKLAVLAARCVRSSVAKRPEISEVVEALKDVRKRIQSPWICNRFQRRAKSVEKTQPAVEVKHQVFDESDELINSIGRLSRIGSRRNRRVSSVSIAEYGSSVATSRGGDCVTRSKSIGSFGEIKLGSVSEQSPLVRRRPPAVAVKMPVVRLSKSRSMGVLQSPREVRCNNKGYKFEFGKSPNSRELEVSKLMINLDEKSEQKKPFVSF, from the coding sequence ATGGGTTATCTATCCTGTAATGCTGAGTCTGCAATCGCAATCGCTACATGCGATTCCTACAACTGGGATCTTAGAAAGACGAAGAAATCTAGAAGCAAACCTGTTTTCAAGATCAAAGAGTTTTTTTACCACGACCTAGTCTCTGCCACAAACGCTTTCTCTGCTGAGAGTTTTCTCGGCAAAGGCAGCCATGGCAGCGTTTACAAAGCTGTGCTTGAAGACGGAAAACTCATCGCCGCCGTTAAAAAGACCATTTTTCACAGCCAGCCGTGTGTCAACTGCACCAGCCCAGCAGAAAACGAGAttgaaattctttcaagaaTACAGAATCCTAGACTTGTAAATCTTATAGGCTTTTGTGTCGatgcaaaacaaaacaaattgcTTGTTGTTGAGTATATGCCAAACGGTTCGTTATATGATTTACTTCACTCTTCTTCTTGGCCCCCCAGTTGGACCAGGCGGGTCCGGTTCGCCTTACAGATAGCCAAAGCAATCCAAGCGTTGCACTCTTCTAACCCGCCGGTGATTCACAGAGATATAAAGTCCTCCAATATTCTGATCGACGAGAATCGCAATGCAAGATTGAGCGATTTCGGTTTGGCCTTGAGAGGACACGTGGAGGATGTTAAAATAAAGTGTACGCCCCCCGCCGGCACGTTAGGCTACCTCGACCCTGGCTATCTTGCGCCAGGTGATCTCAGCACCAAGAGTGACGTCTTCAGTTTcggtattttattattagaaattatTAGCGGTAGACACGCCATTGATTTGAATCACAGTCCGCCGTCCGTGGTGGACTGGGCCGTACCGATGATCAAGCAAGGCAACTTCGCCGGGATATGTGACATCAGGGTGGATCCACTGCCCGACGCGACCGTTATTGGGAAACTCGCGGTGCTTGCCGCGCGGTGCGTTAGATCTTCGGTTGCGAAGAGGCCCGAGATTTCAGAGGTGGTTGAGGCTTTAAAAGATGTTAGAAAGCGCATTCAGTCGCCTTGGATTTGCAATCGTTTTCAACGGCGCGCTAAGAGCGTGGAGAAAACCCAGCCGGCGGTTGAAGTAAAACATCAAGTATTTGATGAAAGCGATGAGTTAATTAATAGTATTGGTAGATTGAGTAGAATCGGGAGTCGGAGGAACAGGAGGGTATCCAGTGTTTCGATTGCAGAGTACGGAAGTAGTGTAGCTACTAGTAGAGGAGGTGATTGTGTGACTCGATCGAAATCTATTGGTTCATTTGGGGAGATCAAACTGGGATCCGTATCAGAGCAGTCGCCATTGGTTAGGAGAAGGCCGCCTGCAGTGGCGGTGAAAATGCCAGTGGTGCGGCTGAGCAAGTCCAGGTCAATGGGCGTGTTGCAAAGTCCAAGGGAAGTGCGCTGTAATAATAAAGGGtataagtttgagtttgggAAGAGCCCAAATTCAAGAGAGCTTGAGGTTTCAAAGCTGATGATCAATTTAGATGAGAAATCAGAGCAGAAGAAACCATTTGTTTCATTCTAA
- the LOC123229447 gene encoding transport inhibitor response 1-like protein, translating to MHHDLTPQQMSEDDDRSPPLDLRCASINKTRNCSGDISGFGSSTSSSSSSSSSIPVPIPITEYQSPYPDQVLENVLENVLHFLTSRRDRNAASLVCKSWCRAEAMTRSELFIGNCYAVSPYRATGRFRRVRALVLKGKPRFADFNLMPPDWGAHFTPWVSVTARAYPWLEKVCLKRMSVTDEDLQLLAESFLGFKELVLVCCEGFGTNGLAFIASKCRKLRVLDLIETEVTDDEVDWISFFPEGETCLESLIFDCVDCAINFDALEKLVARSPSLKKLRLNRNVSIGQLYRLMIKAPQLTHLGTGSFSSLEGDPDLDYVSAFAACKSLVCLSGFREIVPDYLPAIYPVCANLTSLNFSYANITSEQLKPIISNCYKLQILWVLDSICDEGLQAVAATCKELRELRVFPVNPQEDFEGPVSEVGLQAISEGCKKLRSILYFCQRMTNAAVIAMSKNCPDLEVFRLCIMGRLRPDHVTGEPMDEGFGAIVMNCKKLTRLAVSGLLTDRAFGYIGKYGKLVRTLSVAFAGDSDTGLKYLLEGCPRLQKLEIRDSPFGDAALQSGLHHYYNMRFLWMSSCRLTRQGCQEIARAIPRMVVEVFRIESEEVIDDYVETLYMYRSLEGPRHDAPEFVNILRAD from the exons ATGCATCACGATCTTACCCCACAACAAATGTCCGAAGACGACGATCGATCTCCACCATTGGATCTCCGTTGCGCCTCCATTAACAAAACCCGTAATTGTTCCGGGGATATTTCCGGCTTTGGATCCTccacatcatcttcatcttcatcttcatcatccatTCCCGTACCCATACCCATCACTGAGTACCAGTCACCATATCCGGACCAAGTTCTCGAGAACGTTCTCGAAAACGTGCTTCACTTCCTGACTTCTCGGCGTGACCGAAACGCGGCGTCATTGGTGTGCAAGTCATGGTGCCGTGCGGAGGCTATGACCCGATCCGAGCTGTTTATTGGGAATTGCTACGCGGTGTCTCCGTATCGGGCTACCGGGAGGTTCAGAAGGGTTCGGGCCTTGGTGTTGAAAGGGAAGCCGAGGTTTGCAGACTTTAATCTGATGCCGCCTGACTGGGGGGCCCACTTCACGCCGTGGGTTTCGGTGACGGCTAGGGCTTACCCTTGGTTGGAAAAGGTTTGCCTGAAGCGCATGTCCGTTACGGATGAGGATCTGCAGCTGCTTGCCGAGTCATTTTTGGGGTTTAAGGAGTTGGTGCTTGTTTGTTGTGAAGGGTTTGGTACCAATGGCCTCGCTTTTATTGCCAGCAAGTGCAg AAAACTGAGAGTGCTTGACCTGATTGAAACGGAAGTCACAGACGATGAAGTGGACTGGATATCTTTTTTTCCAGAGGGCGAAACATGTCTGGAATCGCTGATTTTTGATTGTGTTGACTGTGCAATAAATTTTGACGCGTTAGAGAAGCTGGTAGCCAGGTCCCCTTCACTGAAGAAACTCAGGTTGAACCGTAATGTTTCAATTGGGCAGTTATATCGTCTGATGATTAAAGCCCCACAGCTTACACATCTTGGGACAGGCTCATTCAGCTCATTGGAGGGTGATCCAGATCTGGACTATGTGTCTGCTTTTGCTGCTTGCAAATCCTTAGTTTGCCTCTCTGGGTTCAGGGAAATTGTACCAGACTACTTGCCTGCAATTTATCCAGTTTGTGCTAATCTAACCTCCCTGAATTTCAGCTATGCCAATATCACTTCTGAACAGCTCAAACCAATCATAAGCAACTGCTACAAACTTCAAATTCTTTGG GTGCTTGATTCAATATGTGATGAAGGACTCCAGGCTGTGGCTGCAACATGCAAGGAACTTCGTGAGCTTCGAGTTTTCCCTGTCAATCCTCAGGAGGATTTTGAGGGACCGGTTTCTGAAGTGGGTCTTCAAGCAATTTCTGAGGGTTGTAAGAAACTACGATCTATTCTATATTTTTGTCAGCGGATGACAAATGCTGCTGTCATAGCAATGTCTAAGAACTGTCCAGACCTTGAGGTATTTCGGCTATGCATAATGGGGCGCCTCAGGCCTGACCATGTGACAGGAGAACCGATGGATGAAGGATTTGGAGCCATTGTCATGAACTGCAAGAAGCTCACTCGCCTTGCTGTTTCTGGTTTATTAACTGATAGAGCTTTTGGTTACATTGGAAAATATGGTAAATTGGTTCGCACCTTATCTGTTGCCTTTGCTGGAGACAGTGATACAGGTCTGAAATATTTGCTTGAAGGTTGCCCCAGATTACAGAAGCTTGAGATTAGAGATAGCCCATTTGGGGATGCTGCTCTACAATCAGGATTGCACCACTATTACAACATGAGATTCCTTTGGATGTCTTCTTGCAGATTAACCCGCCAAGGTTGCCAGGAGATTGCTCGTGCAATACCCCGCATGGTTGTAGAAGTGTTTAGGATTGAAAGTGAGGAGGTCATAGATGATTATGTTGAGACACTATACATGTATCGATCACTTGAAGGACCTAGGCATGATGCACCAGAATTTGTTAATATCTTAAGGGCTGATTGA